In [Clostridium] cellulosi, one genomic interval encodes:
- a CDS encoding cyclomaltodextrinase (High confidence in function and specificity), with product MNLQSIYHVPKSNYAYAYTEHDLDIRLRTAKNDCTSVNLVIAQKYHWQNKKTFPMEKVASDRLFDYYQYRYHADDTRLGYYFEISDGKSTVVYSESGFTKEFDDKNAYFHYFQYPYINKTDLHRIPDWVHSTVFYQIFVDRFYNGDHSNDPKILEPWGKPPTPQSFYGGDLQGILEKLPYLQELGINGIYLTPIFQSPSNHKYDTTDYRKVDESFGTKELLCTLVKKAHQMGIRVVLDGVFNHCCWSFAPFQDVLKNGEKSPYKDWFHIDSFPVGRFTEEEAHDYTKPLDSSRLNYRVFGISPSMPKLNTENPELKKYLLDTVAMWTKDTGIDGWRLDVSDEVNHGFWRDFRKTVKEINPEALILGENWHNAYPWLQGDQFDSVMNYPVTKCCIQFFAEHKVNAEQFAGDLYECLMHNTEQVNYAMLNLLDSHDTMRFLTWCGGNKRLLRMAVMFLFSYVGMPCIYYGSEIGMEGGGDPDCRRTFDWNRENWDLDLFHFYQKVISLRRNEKALQYGTIRMYAKDDVFYLVRSYKGSRLVTVINNTGQRKAVSLHNDFEVLLGKEDMVKDTLMPYSGCICRLF from the coding sequence TTGAATCTTCAAAGTATATATCACGTTCCAAAAAGTAATTATGCCTATGCTTACACAGAACATGATTTAGATATACGCCTGCGAACAGCAAAGAATGACTGTACATCAGTAAATCTGGTTATCGCGCAAAAATATCATTGGCAGAATAAAAAAACATTTCCGATGGAAAAGGTGGCTTCAGACCGATTATTTGACTATTATCAGTACCGCTACCATGCCGATGACACCAGATTGGGCTACTATTTCGAAATCAGCGACGGGAAAAGCACCGTAGTTTATTCTGAATCGGGCTTTACAAAAGAATTTGACGATAAAAACGCCTATTTTCATTATTTTCAGTATCCATATATCAACAAAACCGATTTGCATAGGATACCGGACTGGGTACATAGTACAGTGTTTTATCAGATTTTTGTCGATCGCTTCTACAATGGTGATCACAGCAATGACCCGAAGATTCTTGAACCGTGGGGCAAACCGCCTACGCCGCAGAGCTTTTACGGAGGCGATCTTCAAGGTATTCTTGAAAAATTGCCATACCTGCAGGAGCTGGGAATCAACGGCATATATCTGACTCCTATTTTTCAGTCTCCCAGCAACCATAAGTATGACACCACGGATTACCGAAAAGTAGATGAATCCTTTGGCACCAAAGAGCTGCTCTGTACTTTAGTAAAAAAAGCACACCAAATGGGTATCCGTGTTGTGCTTGACGGTGTTTTCAACCACTGTTGCTGGTCATTCGCCCCTTTTCAAGATGTGCTGAAAAACGGTGAGAAATCACCATATAAAGACTGGTTTCATATTGACAGTTTCCCGGTGGGGCGCTTTACTGAGGAAGAAGCACATGACTATACAAAACCGCTGGATAGCTCAAGACTAAACTACCGTGTCTTCGGAATTAGTCCCAGTATGCCAAAACTTAACACGGAAAATCCCGAGCTAAAAAAGTATCTGCTTGACACCGTAGCAATGTGGACCAAAGATACCGGCATTGACGGCTGGCGGCTGGATGTTTCTGATGAAGTTAATCACGGATTCTGGCGCGACTTCCGCAAAACGGTAAAAGAAATTAACCCAGAGGCACTAATTTTAGGCGAAAACTGGCATAATGCATATCCATGGCTGCAGGGTGACCAGTTTGACAGCGTTATGAACTACCCGGTTACAAAATGCTGTATTCAGTTCTTTGCAGAGCATAAGGTAAATGCAGAACAATTTGCAGGGGATCTTTATGAATGCCTAATGCACAATACAGAACAGGTTAACTATGCAATGCTGAACTTGCTTGACAGCCACGATACTATGCGCTTTTTGACATGGTGCGGCGGAAACAAGCGCCTGCTGCGCATGGCAGTTATGTTTCTGTTCAGTTATGTAGGCATGCCATGTATCTATTACGGTAGCGAAATCGGCATGGAAGGTGGTGGAGACCCGGACTGCCGCAGAACATTTGACTGGAACCGCGAAAACTGGGACTTGGATTTGTTCCATTTTTATCAAAAGGTTATTTCACTGCGCAGAAATGAAAAGGCACTTCAGTATGGAACAATCCGCATGTATGCCAAAGATGACGTATTTTACCTTGTCAGATCATACAAAGGCAGCAGGCTGGTCACTGTAATTAATAATACAGGTCAGAGAAAGGCTGTTTCGCTGCATAATGATTTTGAAGTACTGCTGGGCAAAGAGGATATGGTGAAGGATACACTAATGCCATACAGCGGATGCATTTGCCGATTGTTCTGA
- a CDS encoding hypothetical protein (Family membership), whose translation MISFKKLIAGIISFAVMLTSAIAIALPASAASKTVTIYFKNTQNWNTVYAYIWAGSGPVKGTPAWPGQKMTKVSGTDDWYEIKYTGGTAFNVIFNDNAQPKPNQTSDHTPKDLSPNKSAYWFVPSGKTETNSNGLTPAGTSVTVYSDPQAGFPTPSTESTTSKSESSSKSSSSSSNVSSPNTGDASESTLITAATAALIALAGVVTVLVRKKARE comes from the coding sequence ATGATAAGTTTCAAAAAATTAATCGCGGGTATCATTTCATTTGCTGTTATGCTGACTTCAGCGATAGCGATTGCCTTACCTGCATCAGCTGCAAGCAAAACAGTAACAATTTATTTTAAGAATACGCAGAACTGGAATACAGTTTATGCGTATATTTGGGCGGGTTCTGGTCCTGTAAAGGGCACACCGGCATGGCCTGGCCAAAAGATGACCAAAGTTTCCGGTACTGACGACTGGTACGAAATCAAATACACTGGCGGTACCGCTTTCAATGTCATCTTTAATGATAACGCCCAGCCAAAGCCGAACCAGACATCTGACCATACTCCAAAGGATCTCTCTCCAAACAAATCTGCTTACTGGTTCGTACCATCCGGCAAGACTGAAACAAACTCCAATGGTCTGACGCCTGCAGGTACTTCAGTTACCGTATATTCTGATCCGCAGGCAGGTTTCCCGACTCCTTCAACAGAAAGCACGACATCTAAGAGCGAATCCTCTTCTAAATCTTCATCCAGCAGCTCAAATGTTTCATCCCCGAATACAGGCGACGCCAGCGAAAGCACACTGATTACTGCAGCAACCGCAGCTTTGATTGCACTCGCTGGAGTAGTTACAGTTTTAGTACGTAAAAAAGCAAGAGAGTAA
- a CDS encoding ABC transporter permease (High confidence in function and specificity) — translation MKNKIYSFLVHLELIIMAILVLVPIIWIVLSAFNPGNGLATSSLIPQSLTLDNFRRLFVETNYGLWFLNSMSIAVLNAILSVILILITAWIMSRFKFKGKKASLMTILLLSMFPTFLSMAALYTLYLNLGLLDKPIALVIIYVAGAIPYNVWLVKGYLDGLPKEIDEAAYIDGCSYFTTFRKIILPLSKPIITYCAVSQFMMPWMDYIMPNFLLSSDTSKTLAVGLYGLITGHENTNFTMFAAGSLIIAVPITILFIVFQKNLAQGIAAGANKE, via the coding sequence ATGAAAAACAAGATTTACTCTTTTTTAGTGCATCTGGAACTGATTATTATGGCGATACTGGTGCTGGTGCCGATTATATGGATTGTGCTTTCGGCCTTTAATCCGGGCAACGGCCTTGCTACCAGCTCATTGATTCCGCAATCACTGACGCTGGATAACTTCCGAAGACTATTTGTAGAGACAAATTACGGCCTATGGTTTCTTAACTCTATGTCGATCGCCGTCTTGAATGCCATTCTCAGCGTTATCTTGATTTTAATTACGGCTTGGATTATGTCCCGCTTCAAATTTAAGGGAAAGAAAGCAAGCCTGATGACAATCCTATTGCTGTCTATGTTTCCAACCTTTTTGTCCATGGCGGCATTATATACGCTCTACCTGAACTTAGGCCTATTAGATAAACCGATTGCTTTAGTTATAATCTACGTCGCCGGTGCAATCCCGTACAACGTCTGGCTCGTAAAAGGCTATTTGGACGGCCTGCCGAAGGAAATAGATGAGGCAGCCTACATTGACGGCTGTTCTTACTTCACTACCTTCCGCAAAATTATCCTGCCGCTTTCTAAACCTATTATTACATATTGTGCTGTATCGCAGTTTATGATGCCGTGGATGGATTATATTATGCCGAACTTTCTACTCTCAAGCGACACGAGCAAAACATTGGCAGTCGGCTTGTACGGCTTAATTACAGGGCATGAAAACACGAATTTCACTATGTTTGCAGCCGGTTCTTTGATTATAGCTGTGCCGATTACGATTTTGTTTATTGTATTCCAGAAGAATTTGGCACAGGGCATTGCTGCCGGTGCCAACAAGGAATAA
- the yrkC gene encoding putative protein YrkC (High confidence in function and specificity) — MSNSNDITYVLKDYGPRPLVLNIEKAAEQNNTFRTAIWTGSHLQVTLMSINVGEDIGIENHPNLDQFLRVEKGRGLVKMGYRRDDMNMQAEIAEDDAIIVPAGIWHNVINTGNEPLKLYSIYAPPQHPFGTVHVTKADAMAAEQNH, encoded by the coding sequence GTGAGCAATTCAAATGATATTACATATGTGCTTAAAGACTATGGCCCGCGGCCTTTAGTGCTCAATATAGAAAAGGCAGCGGAGCAAAATAATACATTTCGCACAGCGATATGGACAGGAAGTCATCTTCAGGTAACACTTATGAGCATCAATGTTGGTGAAGATATCGGCATTGAGAATCACCCGAACCTTGACCAGTTTCTGCGAGTTGAGAAAGGCCGGGGGCTTGTCAAAATGGGCTATCGGCGCGATGATATGAATATGCAGGCAGAAATTGCGGAGGATGACGCTATTATCGTGCCTGCGGGTATATGGCATAACGTAATCAATACCGGCAACGAACCGCTGAAACTTTATTCAATTTATGCGCCGCCGCAGCATCCTTTCGGTACAGTGCATGTGACCAAGGCAGACGCGATGGCCGCAGAACAAAACCACTAA
- a CDS encoding ABC transporter permease (High confidence in function and specificity), translated as MKKKVCSVILSSIFWGSGQFFISKKKIRGLLFFGAQVLMLAIELLTGYWFNWFAGQIDYFDIGIYGGYFTKGLWGLITLGTTPGVGGDHSTLLLINGIITLMVLMAFAGVYVWNIHDAYKLGKQLDEKGIVILPPGNIQRRKAFPYLALFPVGVIIALIVFMPIVFSALTAFTNYDANHMPPAHLVRWVGFQNIVKLFSVPIWSKTFFSVLIWTIVWTVCATFSTYILGLFQALLLNSRYVKHRKIFQAIYILPWAIPGMISLLVFRNLLNGQFGPLNQFLMDIHLIKQRIPFLTDPTIAKISVIMVNLWLGFPQFMVMLLGIMSNQDTNLYEAAEIDGANKFQVFAYIKLPLLTLATAPLIVMNLAGNFNAFGSIYFLTNGGPTNPSYQFAGDTDILISWIYKLTLDQRMYSMAAVMNILIFIFIAVVSVWNFRRTNAFKEI; from the coding sequence ATGAAGAAAAAAGTCTGTTCTGTCATCCTTTCCAGCATATTCTGGGGAAGCGGACAGTTCTTCATTTCGAAAAAGAAAATCCGGGGACTGCTTTTCTTCGGAGCGCAAGTCTTGATGCTTGCAATCGAACTGCTTACCGGATACTGGTTTAACTGGTTTGCCGGCCAGATCGACTATTTTGACATTGGCATTTACGGCGGATATTTTACAAAAGGGCTTTGGGGACTGATTACGCTCGGGACAACACCCGGTGTTGGCGGAGATCACTCCACCTTGCTGCTTATCAACGGCATTATTACGCTGATGGTTCTGATGGCATTCGCCGGAGTTTATGTCTGGAATATTCACGATGCATACAAACTGGGTAAACAGTTGGATGAAAAAGGTATCGTTATTCTGCCGCCTGGAAATATTCAGCGGCGTAAAGCATTCCCGTACCTTGCTCTATTTCCGGTTGGCGTGATTATCGCGTTGATTGTCTTTATGCCGATTGTGTTTTCTGCATTGACTGCTTTTACGAATTATGACGCAAATCATATGCCGCCGGCACATCTGGTAAGATGGGTAGGCTTTCAGAATATCGTTAAGCTGTTTAGCGTGCCAATTTGGTCAAAGACCTTTTTCAGTGTGCTAATCTGGACAATCGTCTGGACAGTTTGTGCAACGTTTTCTACATATATTCTTGGGCTGTTTCAGGCCCTTTTGTTAAACAGCCGTTACGTGAAACACCGTAAAATTTTTCAGGCAATCTACATCCTGCCCTGGGCAATTCCCGGAATGATTTCGCTCCTTGTATTCCGCAACTTGCTGAATGGCCAGTTCGGGCCGCTCAATCAGTTCCTTATGGATATCCATCTAATTAAGCAACGTATTCCGTTCCTTACCGATCCGACTATCGCGAAAATTTCAGTTATTATGGTAAATCTGTGGCTGGGCTTCCCCCAGTTCATGGTTATGTTGCTCGGCATTATGTCTAACCAAGATACTAACCTTTACGAAGCAGCAGAAATAGACGGCGCAAATAAATTTCAGGTGTTTGCATACATTAAACTGCCTTTACTGACATTGGCAACAGCACCGCTGATCGTCATGAATTTGGCAGGAAACTTTAACGCATTCGGTTCCATCTACTTCCTCACAAATGGCGGGCCAACCAATCCGTCCTATCAATTTGCCGGAGATACTGATATCCTCATCTCTTGGATTTACAAGCTGACTCTGGATCAGCGCATGTACAGCATGGCGGCTGTTATGAATATTCTTATATTTATTTTCATTGCTGTTGTATCTGTGTGGAACTTCCGCCGAACCAATGCATTCAAGGAGATATAA
- a CDS encoding LacI family transcriptional regulator (High confidence in function and specificity), with product MEYRKITMRDIAKDCGVSVATVSYVLNHSEREKISHETRLKVLEAATRLHYEPHCVRAAKKTKTGLIGVIINLKETNTIGKKILYYDLAAELSNQLRARGYETILITTKNLPQDMGVVKKHSLDAVVMIDTDNRMFRKITTGCYVPILFLDCMIIDPLFCEIRPNYDSLIAQAKRLLKTEHPFLLTEDFCSQNLMEHFLQYFSSNDIFINTSSADLPEFLRQHEGQKGIVIGDMLGIQAQKLFPCQDLVICAGLGNSHIFSPGSQILHVPNKTKAVVAAEILQEMLLLDYQAGSSNRILLDSEQL from the coding sequence ATGGAGTATCGTAAAATTACCATGCGGGATATCGCAAAGGACTGCGGTGTCTCCGTTGCAACAGTCTCCTATGTATTGAATCATTCTGAGAGGGAAAAAATCAGCCATGAAACTCGGCTGAAAGTTCTGGAGGCAGCAACACGGCTGCACTATGAACCTCACTGTGTACGCGCTGCAAAAAAAACTAAAACCGGACTCATCGGTGTTATTATCAATTTGAAAGAAACAAACACAATAGGGAAAAAAATACTTTATTATGACCTTGCCGCAGAGCTGAGCAATCAGCTGCGAGCCAGGGGATATGAAACCATTCTTATTACGACTAAGAATCTACCGCAGGATATGGGTGTTGTAAAAAAGCACAGTCTGGATGCTGTTGTTATGATCGATACTGACAACCGCATGTTTCGGAAAATTACGACGGGGTGTTATGTACCGATTTTGTTTTTGGACTGTATGATAATAGACCCGCTTTTCTGCGAGATTCGTCCAAATTACGATTCTCTCATCGCGCAGGCAAAAAGGCTATTGAAAACCGAACATCCATTTTTGCTGACAGAAGATTTCTGCAGCCAAAATCTCATGGAACATTTTTTGCAGTATTTTTCCTCAAATGATATATTTATCAACACTTCTTCTGCCGACCTTCCCGAATTTCTGCGACAACATGAAGGGCAAAAGGGAATTGTCATAGGTGATATGCTTGGAATACAGGCTCAAAAGCTTTTTCCTTGCCAGGACCTTGTGATCTGTGCCGGACTTGGGAATTCTCATATCTTTTCTCCTGGTTCCCAAATACTGCATGTTCCGAACAAAACCAAGGCTGTTGTCGCCGCGGAGATTTTGCAGGAAATGCTACTTTTGGATTATCAGGCCGGCAGCTCAAACCGTATTCTGCTGGACAGTGAGCAACTGTAA
- a CDS encoding putative membrane protein (Hypothetical protein), with amino-acid sequence MNTCSVILITTASFIIAFIGGILFSRSFENKTINAKSLKRVSSGLTFAQALSMAIKPFLPGYADNVIDIVLKFAEEAVKRAEKSYKAAIETNPGADDHRRSEAQKLIIDSLAMNGISITPDVQKLIDAVIPLIVRSLPPTHCRTGSEKR; translated from the coding sequence GTGAATACCTGCAGCGTCATTTTGATTACCACCGCATCGTTTATTATCGCGTTTATCGGAGGAATACTTTTCAGCAGAAGCTTTGAGAATAAAACTATAAACGCAAAAAGTCTCAAAAGAGTAAGTTCGGGACTTACGTTCGCCCAGGCCCTTTCAATGGCAATAAAGCCGTTTTTGCCCGGTTATGCAGACAATGTAATCGACATTGTCCTCAAATTTGCAGAAGAAGCTGTAAAACGCGCGGAAAAGTCATACAAGGCTGCCATCGAAACCAATCCCGGCGCCGACGACCACCGAAGGTCAGAAGCTCAAAAGCTGATCATAGACAGCCTTGCCATGAACGGTATCAGCATAACGCCCGATGTACAAAAGCTCATTGACGCTGTAATCCCGCTTATTGTACGCTCCCTTCCCCCGACCCACTGCAGGACCGGCTCGGAAAAACGGTAA
- a CDS encoding hypothetical protein (High confidence in function and specificity), which yields MKFRQIIALSLSALIAYSMAGCRPLPQNAKTSGSTASSEELKPENGAKLTFRISSSNQLNFAKNLAKKFEQKYGVKVTVEDGGVYDQNKVNLEVASNMGPDVFMSPHDKTIESQRSGLLLKLDEQITKELKNEVNEVAMKTVTVDDGVYGVPVSIETYVMFYNKKLVSGDPASSFEQLLKEAKSFNNAAQNKFWFLSNVSEGATMFPMLSVYGYRPFGEDGTDDNKPAFDTDEFEKGLEVLKKYHDLMPISSGDLANWDFLTNQFITGKTAYFIGGPWNVKAFRDAKIDFGVTSLPTYDGKKEISFAFIQNAQVSAYTKYPKAAQLFAKYLVSPEAAELLYTDASCITSRKDISQVKGLSDDEQLKAIAKCFDDSIPMPTAKRLSYFWTITSSIGPAVFDGKMTPKAAAAKAKSDWDSLLKAE from the coding sequence ATGAAATTTAGGCAAATAATCGCTTTATCTCTCAGCGCTTTAATAGCATATTCCATGGCTGGGTGTCGCCCACTGCCCCAGAACGCGAAAACTTCAGGCAGCACTGCCTCTTCTGAAGAACTGAAACCGGAAAACGGCGCAAAGCTTACTTTTCGTATCAGTAGTTCCAATCAACTGAATTTTGCAAAAAACCTCGCTAAAAAGTTTGAGCAAAAATATGGCGTAAAGGTTACCGTAGAAGACGGCGGTGTTTATGATCAAAACAAGGTTAACTTGGAAGTTGCTTCTAATATGGGCCCAGATGTCTTTATGAGCCCGCATGACAAAACTATTGAAAGCCAGCGTTCAGGTTTGCTTCTAAAACTCGACGAGCAAATTACAAAAGAACTGAAAAATGAAGTCAATGAGGTTGCAATGAAGACAGTCACCGTAGACGACGGCGTCTATGGCGTACCTGTGTCTATTGAAACATATGTCATGTTTTACAACAAGAAACTGGTTTCCGGCGATCCCGCTTCCAGTTTTGAGCAGCTTCTTAAAGAAGCAAAATCATTTAATAACGCAGCGCAAAATAAATTCTGGTTTTTGTCTAACGTCAGTGAAGGCGCAACCATGTTTCCGATGCTGAGCGTATATGGTTATAGGCCATTCGGCGAAGATGGAACAGATGACAACAAACCAGCATTTGATACAGACGAATTTGAAAAGGGTTTGGAAGTGTTGAAAAAATATCACGACCTGATGCCTATTAGTTCAGGTGACCTTGCGAACTGGGACTTCCTAACCAATCAGTTTATTACCGGAAAGACAGCTTATTTCATCGGCGGCCCGTGGAATGTTAAAGCTTTCCGCGACGCAAAGATTGACTTTGGTGTTACATCTCTGCCGACATATGACGGTAAAAAAGAAATTTCCTTTGCCTTCATCCAAAATGCACAAGTTTCTGCTTATACAAAGTATCCGAAAGCTGCACAGCTCTTTGCAAAGTATCTGGTCTCTCCGGAAGCAGCAGAACTGCTTTACACTGACGCTTCTTGCATTACTTCCCGCAAGGATATTTCTCAGGTCAAAGGCCTTTCAGATGATGAACAGCTTAAAGCAATTGCTAAGTGCTTCGACGATTCTATTCCAATGCCAACGGCAAAGCGTCTTAGCTACTTCTGGACGATTACATCAAGTATCGGTCCGGCAGTTTTCGACGGCAAAATGACACCGAAAGCTGCTGCAGCAAAGGCCAAAAGTGACTGGGATTCTTTGCTTAAGGCAGAATAA
- a CDS encoding Orn/Lys/Arg decarboxylase major region (High confidence in function and specificity): MKRLSQDRMPIYDALQRFKQMRVVPFDVPGHKHGRGNPELTEFLGEKCVSVDVNSMKPLDNLVHPVSVIKEAEELAAEAFHAAHAFFMVNGTTSAVQAMVLSACKKGDKIIMPRNVHRSVINALVLCGAEPVYVNPDVNIDLGISLGMSLKQVEKAITENPDAVAVFVNNPTYYGVCSDLRSIVKLAHAHGMLVLVDEAHGTHFYFGKNMPITAMDAEADMAAVSMHKSGGSLTQSSLLLIGSAMNEGYVRQIINLTQTTSGSYLLLSSLDISRRNLALRGEEIFEHVSELAQYARDEINAIGGFYAFSKEIINGDSVFDFDVTKLSIHTLDVGLAGVEVYDILRDEYDIQIEFGDIGNILAYISLGDRKRDIERLVGALSEIRRLYQRDKAGMLTQEYISPQVVTTPQYAFYAEKESLPLDETEGRVCSEFVMCYPPGIPILAPGERVTKDILRYIKYAKEKGCSLTGPEDIEIKRLNVLKGV, translated from the coding sequence ATGAAACGGCTTTCACAAGACCGTATGCCTATATATGACGCTTTGCAGCGTTTTAAACAGATGCGAGTAGTGCCTTTTGATGTACCGGGACATAAGCACGGGAGAGGAAATCCGGAACTGACAGAGTTTTTGGGCGAAAAGTGCGTCTCGGTTGATGTCAATTCAATGAAACCGCTCGATAATCTGGTGCATCCAGTTTCAGTAATAAAGGAAGCGGAAGAGCTTGCTGCTGAGGCTTTTCACGCAGCGCATGCATTTTTTATGGTAAACGGCACTACATCCGCTGTTCAGGCAATGGTACTTTCCGCCTGCAAAAAGGGCGATAAGATTATAATGCCGCGGAATGTGCACCGTAGTGTTATCAATGCTCTTGTACTTTGCGGGGCTGAACCGGTTTACGTCAACCCGGATGTGAACATTGACCTCGGCATTTCGCTCGGAATGTCATTAAAGCAGGTTGAAAAGGCGATAACTGAGAACCCTGACGCCGTAGCGGTCTTTGTGAATAATCCCACCTATTACGGTGTCTGTTCCGATTTGCGTTCAATCGTAAAGCTGGCTCATGCACACGGTATGCTTGTGCTTGTCGATGAGGCACATGGTACGCATTTTTATTTTGGAAAAAATATGCCCATAACAGCGATGGATGCGGAAGCGGATATGGCCGCTGTAAGTATGCATAAATCCGGCGGCAGCCTGACGCAAAGTTCTTTGCTGTTAATCGGTTCCGCGATGAATGAAGGCTATGTGCGGCAGATAATAAATCTAACCCAAACGACAAGCGGCTCGTATCTGCTTTTGTCAAGCCTTGATATATCCCGGCGCAACCTTGCGCTGCGCGGTGAAGAGATATTTGAGCATGTGTCTGAGCTTGCCCAATACGCGCGTGACGAAATCAATGCAATCGGCGGATTTTACGCCTTTTCCAAAGAGATTATTAACGGAGACAGTGTTTTTGATTTTGATGTGACAAAACTCTCAATTCATACTCTGGATGTCGGCCTTGCCGGTGTTGAAGTCTACGACATTCTGCGAGATGAGTATGATATACAGATAGAGTTCGGCGATATAGGCAACATATTGGCCTACATTTCTCTGGGAGACAGAAAACGCGACATTGAACGGCTTGTTGGAGCGCTGTCTGAAATAAGACGGCTTTATCAAAGGGACAAGGCCGGAATGCTTACTCAGGAGTATATCAGCCCGCAGGTTGTGACTACTCCGCAGTATGCGTTCTATGCGGAAAAGGAATCCCTTCCTTTAGATGAGACAGAAGGCCGTGTATGCAGTGAATTTGTCATGTGCTACCCGCCGGGGATACCGATATTGGCGCCCGGTGAACGGGTTACTAAAGATATTCTCCGTTATATTAAATATGCAAAAGAAAAGGGCTGTTCTTTAACAGGCCCCGAAGACATTGAAATAAAACGTCTAAATGTGCTGAAAGGAGTCTGA